The segment GCTAATGTATGTTTGCATTAGTGGCAAAGTAAGAATGCAGGTGACCAGGGTAAAGTTAGCCATGAGGAAGACATTCCACGTGCTGATGCACGGGAGATCAGAAATGATTCCAAGGATCACTTTACCAAAAATATGAACAATGGCTATAATGGATGTCAAAGGAAATATATTGTTCTGACTAGATAAGTTATACTGCTTGACTATTTCTGGAAGATGAATAAAGGGAATGACAAAGCTGCTGTAGGCAAACAAAGCCCAAATTATAAAGGCCACAAATACTCTATTGGTAAACAGTGATGCAGCTCCAAAGTAGCTGGAGTACCATATTGCAAAGCCCTTCTTGACTGTAAGCGTCAGCTGGCTCACTGTCTTAAGAATGCGCAGTCCATACATACTCCTTCCACTTCCAGATTTACCTCCAATTTCTATGTGCTGAACACTGTCAAGCACTTCTTCATTTGttgcctcttcttttttttctggttcttcaCTGAGGACTCCATTGGATTTTATAGTCTCTGCAGAATGGGACAGAGCTTTTGCCTGATTATCTTCACTATTACTTCTCACAACATATTTTTCGCTAACCATGTCTTTGGGAGAGAGTGGTCTCATAAGTGCCCCACAGACACAAAGGTTCAGAGAGATGGCACCCTGGATGAACATGGCATTCCTCCACCCAAATTCGATGCAGAGGTACTTCAGTAAGGCAGTCATTAGGAAGGCTCCAAACCCTGTTCCCGTGGTACTGAGTCCTTGCGCAAGTGctcttctcttctgaaaatactgcCCTACCATGACCACCGCAGGCAGATAAACCATGCCACTTCCAGCgcctatgaaaacaaaaaccgAAATCAATCTGAACGTTTGCCAACAACATAAAAAGTGTGAAAAACAAATCAGTTTTATTCCTAACTTTTGCATGAGCATAATGGTAAAActgagaataaatatttaattctcacgttagctttcatttctgtcttgcagtattttccaaaatttGCAATACTCATTCCTGTGAGAATACAATGCTGCTGTTTAACTGCTGTGAAAACTGCAATACATGGAAGATAAAACCTTTACCTCAGTTTAGCATGGTACCGCTGGAAAGTCCCAAACATCCCACGATAAATCAGTGACAGCTAATATGAGGACAAACATAAAACAaactctgttttgaaatatCTGCATTTATAATACTTGCATCTGATTGTATCAGTGACCAGAAATTGCTTAGTGGGCAATTATTGCTTTTGCCTGAGTTCACCAGCAACACGTTTCAGGAGTCAGCACAGGGTAGGTTAGCTGGGTGGTGGGACCTTGGGTGGCTTCCAGGTTTCTCTTTGGGCACTCCAGGGAAGTCCAGGGAGGGCCACACAGTAGCTGCATAGGCATATTCTTAAGAGGAACATCTCTATAGTTCTGTAGAAAATCCCTCAGCTGTAGTTAAACCCCAGGGTATTAATGGTACCTGTTTCAAGCAGAAAGCATTAAGACTTGTGCAAACACACCATTAAAGGTAACAGTTGCCCATTTTTTCTCACAACGAATTCCTGACAGAGGGGATTTGGACTGGGAGAGGTGTATCCAGAAGATGCTTCAAAATTCACTGTGATTGTACTTTAGAAAAGCGTTTGGGGCTTAAAAGTTTTCCTAAATAGCTGATAACACAGCCGTATGCAGGTGCAGCATGATCTAGCTACAGCTAGACCAGAGAAAGAGTAGTTCTTCcagcaaagcctgaaaaaaGCACCTCAGCACCACGGCAGTGTAGTGGTCAGAACCGACCTGTTTTGTCtgttagaaatatttatttctttgctgcaCAAACACCTGaccaggtttttattttgcacaaGGTCTCCCTCCCCAGCGGCAGCCACAAACACCAAGGCCATCTCTCGGCCCCCCAGCCGACCGCCTgcctcagcccagcctgcctcGCCGCTGTGAGGGAGCAGCCCACGCTCCCGCTTGCATGAAGTGCTTACTGCCCCCACCTGCACATCCcaagaaataaagaagttttctgtattttagctTATCTTCTCATTCTGCGGAATTAACACAGAAGGTAGTTAACTGCGTGAAAGGCACAGCACCTTCCACAGGCACGACAGGGCCACAGGCCTCTCCACTCCTTTCCCTCACAGAGCCGTCACCCGCGCAGCCAGGCCCGCAGGGACTCCAGCACCTACAGGCGCCCACCCCAGGGCTCCCCTGGCCAGGTGAGTGGGGAGAAGGGTCCCCTGCCTCGCCATGGCTGATGTGGGGTGCAGAGCTTGCACAGCTGGGCCTGAGCTGTCCCCCAGGAGGTGAGGGGAcaaggctgcagggagctggggcaggggaacCATGCTGAGGCAGGGCGCACGTTGGGGATGGGAGCTGAGGCGGCGGCGTGGCCACGGCCAGGGGCAAGGTGGGGATCCTAGGGACATCCCGTGTGAGGGCATCTGACATGGCAGTCACTCACGGGGAGCCCAGGAGCCATAAGTGAGCCCACAAGCACTGCGTGCAGGCCCACAGGTGGTCACAGCAGGAGGTGGCCGCTGTTAAGTGAACAGCCATCTTACATCTAGCAGCCATGAGAACATGAAAACAACTTCCCTGAAGTGATGGTGAGTGAGGTGACCATGAGCGAGGGGATGGGAGTGGACAGGGACTGAAATGATGGGTGAGTGAGAAGATCAGGAGCGTGGGGTTGGCGAGCAAGGGGTTGGCGGGcaaggggatggggaatggagtctcatggaaatggaaaaaacatcTCAGGCATTGCTACACTGGTTTTCTGACCAGAATTACTCTGGCAACATCTCACTTCTCCACCTCATGCAGAAATCTGCctcagattttcttctgaaaatgtggTTTTCACCCCTCTTTAAATTCTCTGTATAATCTCTGCCTTTTTGTCTGGTATTTTGTGTATgctcttttctgaaaagcagcaagggCTGAGAGAGTGTGGGGATTCCTGTCTGCTtgattatatttaatatatatatatggaacaGAAATTCCAAAAAAGACAGAACCCTGCCTGTAATTATTGTTTT is part of the Falco naumanni isolate bFalNau1 chromosome 13, bFalNau1.pat, whole genome shotgun sequence genome and harbors:
- the SLC16A14 gene encoding monocarboxylate transporter 14 produces the protein MYASREDIGYDFGDDSKVGSKPIKPNPNIDGGWAWMIVLSSFLVHILIMGSQMALGILNMEWLEEFNQSRGLTAWVSSLSMGITLIVGPFIGLFISMCGCRKTAMIGGIMNALGWILSAYASNVHYLFLTFGVTAGAGSGMVYLPAVVMVGQYFQKRRALAQGLSTTGTGFGAFLMTALLKYLCIEFGWRNAMFIQGAISLNLCVCGALMRPLSPKDMVSEKYVVRSNSEDNQAKALSHSAETIKSNGVLSEEPEKKEEATNEEVLDSVQHIEIGGKSGSGRSMYGLRILKTVSQLTLTVKKGFAIWYSSYFGAASLFTNRVFVAFIIWALFAYSSFVIPFIHLPEIVKQYNLSSQNNIFPLTSIIAIVHIFGKVILGIISDLPCISTWNVFLMANFTLVTCILTLPLMQTYISLAVVCALIGFSSGYFSLMPVVTEDLVGTKHLANAYGIIICANGISALFGPPFAGWIYDITHKYDFSFYISGLLYMVGILFLLIQPCIQKKQPSEKSTEEAQG